One window from the genome of Natronomonas pharaonis DSM 2160 encodes:
- a CDS encoding tRNA (N(6)-L-threonylcarbamoyladenosine(37)-C(2))-methylthiotransferase, with protein MATYHIETYGCTSNRGESRQIERKLRDAGHYRVDTPEKADVAILNTCTVVEKTERNMLRRAEELEAETADLIVTGCMALAQGDEFGDIDAQVLHWEDVPTAVTNGECPTTTPDAEPVLDGVVGILPIARGCMSNCSYCITKFATGRVDSPPVAENVEKARALVHAGAKELRITGQDTGVYGWDTGERKLPELLDRICDIDGEFRVRLGMANPGGVHGIHEELADVFAENEKLYNFIHAPVQSGSDDVLEDMRRQHRVEKFKDIVDAFDERLDHWTLSTDFIVGFPTEDEADHELSMELLAEVRPEKINVTRFSKRPGTDAADMKGLGGTIKKERSKAMTDLKMDICREVYGSMVGETREVLVVEQGTGDSVKCRDEAYRQVIVTDATEHDIDPGDMLDVTITDSETVYCFGEPV; from the coding sequence ATGGCCACCTATCACATCGAGACGTACGGCTGTACGTCGAACCGGGGTGAGAGCCGCCAGATAGAGCGGAAGCTCCGCGACGCGGGCCACTACCGCGTCGACACCCCCGAGAAAGCCGATGTGGCCATTCTCAACACCTGCACGGTCGTCGAGAAGACCGAGCGAAACATGCTCCGGCGGGCCGAGGAACTCGAAGCCGAGACGGCTGACCTCATCGTCACCGGCTGTATGGCACTCGCCCAAGGCGACGAGTTCGGCGACATCGACGCACAGGTGCTCCACTGGGAAGACGTTCCGACGGCGGTCACAAACGGCGAATGTCCGACGACGACGCCCGACGCCGAGCCGGTGCTCGACGGTGTTGTCGGCATCCTCCCCATCGCTCGCGGCTGTATGAGCAACTGCTCGTACTGCATCACGAAATTCGCGACCGGCCGGGTCGACTCCCCGCCAGTTGCGGAAAACGTCGAGAAGGCTCGAGCGCTGGTTCACGCGGGGGCAAAGGAGCTCCGCATCACTGGTCAAGACACCGGCGTGTACGGCTGGGATACGGGCGAGCGGAAACTCCCCGAGCTGTTGGACCGCATCTGCGACATCGACGGCGAGTTCCGCGTCCGGCTCGGGATGGCAAACCCCGGCGGCGTCCACGGGATACACGAGGAACTGGCGGATGTCTTCGCCGAAAACGAGAAGCTCTACAACTTCATCCACGCCCCGGTGCAGTCCGGTAGCGACGATGTCCTCGAAGACATGCGCCGGCAGCACCGCGTCGAGAAGTTCAAAGACATCGTCGACGCCTTCGACGAGCGGCTCGACCATTGGACGCTGTCGACGGATTTCATCGTCGGCTTCCCGACAGAGGACGAGGCCGACCACGAGCTGTCGATGGAACTGCTTGCAGAGGTTCGTCCCGAGAAAATCAACGTCACTCGCTTTTCGAAGCGCCCAGGTACGGACGCTGCCGACATGAAGGGGCTCGGTGGAACGATAAAGAAGGAGCGCTCGAAGGCGATGACCGACCTGAAGATGGATATCTGTCGAGAGGTCTACGGCTCGATGGTCGGCGAGACACGCGAGGTGCTGGTTGTCGAGCAGGGGACCGGCGATTCGGTGAAATGCCGCGACGAAGCCTACCGGCAGGTTATCGTTACCGATGCCACAGAGCACGACATCGACCCGGGCGACATGCTAGATGTTACAATTACTGACAGCGAGACCGTCTACTGCTTCGGCGAGCCGGTCTGA
- the deoC gene encoding deoxyribose-phosphate aldolase, which produces MDRDTFAARIDHTVLGPETAPGDVEAVLDAAAEYGMNACVPPCYVEAASDYAPDVTLVSVCGFPHGQHATETKATEAETVWQAGADEIDVVINVGRLRGGDTDAVRAEIEQVVAAVPVPVKVIVEAPLLSASELRTACELAADADAAYLKTATGFNGDATVAAVETMAEYLPVKASGGIGSFEAAVEMFDAGADRIGASAGAAIVDGFDPAAFET; this is translated from the coding sequence GATGTCGAGGCGGTGCTTGATGCCGCCGCGGAGTACGGGATGAACGCTTGCGTGCCGCCCTGCTACGTTGAGGCCGCTTCCGACTACGCCCCGGACGTGACACTCGTCTCCGTCTGTGGCTTCCCGCACGGCCAGCACGCCACGGAGACGAAAGCCACGGAAGCCGAAACGGTCTGGCAGGCCGGGGCTGACGAAATTGATGTCGTCATCAACGTCGGCCGACTGCGGGGCGGCGACACCGATGCCGTCCGTGCGGAGATAGAACAGGTCGTCGCCGCCGTCCCCGTGCCGGTAAAGGTCATCGTTGAGGCGCCACTGCTGTCGGCGTCCGAGCTTCGGACCGCCTGCGAACTCGCCGCAGACGCCGATGCGGCGTACCTCAAGACAGCGACGGGGTTCAATGGGGATGCGACTGTCGCGGCCGTCGAGACGATGGCCGAGTACCTCCCCGTCAAAGCCAGCGGTGGCATCGGCAGCTTTGAGGCGGCTGTCGAGATGTTCGATGCCGGCGCCGACCGCATCGGCGCCTCTGCGGGCGCTGCCATCGTCGACGGCTTCGACCCGGCGGCCTTCGAGACGTAG
- a CDS encoding cation diffusion facilitator family transporter — protein sequence MRTTAAEEAGLETETARRRFSRASLVNVAGNAVKILVEGAVGLAFGSVALLADAAHSVADLVASAVVLVWGRSVYTDPDENHPHGHQRVEPLAALFVGSLIVLLGLNLFYESATGLVAGPEVQFHPLLVGALLFAMADMYLLYWYTTHINESVGSSALEALAIDCRNDIYTTIAALCGVIGVFFGYPLFDAVAGGLVSVLVVYQGFEISRENVSYLVGASPSDQQRQRVVETLTDHPAVHGAHDVAVFYDGTDIEVEAHVEVDGELTLVEAHDIETELVSALRSLESVGDVHLHLDPAGIGEWKDAAVNEQRGPETQTGSPKQ from the coding sequence ATGCGAACCACCGCGGCCGAGGAGGCGGGGTTGGAAACCGAGACCGCGCGTCGGCGGTTCAGCCGCGCCAGCCTCGTCAACGTCGCGGGGAACGCGGTGAAGATTCTTGTGGAGGGTGCTGTCGGCCTCGCGTTCGGGTCGGTGGCGCTGCTTGCCGACGCTGCTCACTCAGTGGCCGACCTCGTTGCTAGCGCTGTTGTGTTGGTGTGGGGCCGTAGCGTCTACACCGACCCGGACGAAAACCACCCACACGGCCACCAACGGGTTGAGCCGCTGGCGGCGCTCTTTGTCGGGAGTCTCATCGTGCTCCTTGGGCTCAACCTCTTTTATGAGTCGGCAACCGGGCTTGTCGCCGGCCCGGAGGTGCAGTTCCACCCGCTCCTCGTCGGGGCGTTGCTCTTTGCGATGGCGGATATGTATCTACTGTACTGGTATACGACGCACATCAACGAGTCGGTCGGCTCCTCGGCGCTTGAAGCGCTGGCCATCGACTGTCGAAACGATATCTACACCACTATCGCGGCTCTCTGTGGCGTCATCGGCGTTTTCTTCGGCTATCCGCTCTTCGACGCCGTCGCCGGCGGGTTGGTGAGCGTTCTGGTCGTCTACCAGGGGTTCGAAATCAGCCGCGAGAACGTCTCGTATCTCGTCGGTGCGTCACCGTCGGACCAGCAGCGTCAGCGCGTCGTCGAGACGCTTACCGACCATCCGGCCGTCCACGGTGCCCACGATGTGGCGGTCTTCTACGACGGGACCGACATCGAGGTCGAAGCCCATGTCGAAGTCGACGGCGAGCTAACACTCGTTGAGGCCCACGACATCGAGACGGAGCTGGTCTCGGCGCTGCGGTCGCTGGAGTCAGTCGGTGACGTGCATCTCCATCTTGACCCGGCCGGCATCGGAGAATGGAAAGACGCGGCGGTGAACGAACAGCGAGGGCCGGAGACTCAGACCGGCTCGCCGAAGCAGTAG